From one uncultured Bacteroides sp. genomic stretch:
- a CDS encoding tetratricopeptide repeat protein, with translation MLDSRTQRLIDRYEEMKKKNKNVYLEADALIEIASAYRNDGQDDNALSVLEYGLMLHPGNTDILIEKVYFYIDKNMLPEASSTFNEIADVFSRDVKILKAELCLNEKNIEEANAIFNELEDKEEIDTIFEFANLYLESNYIKEALSLLEPMISEDNSEELISLLAECYNLNEQYDLAIEWFNKLIDLDPYDVSSWIMLSDIYIEIKQYDKALEAADFALAIDPKNQNAKMKKSICYECLGNYEESESFLNEAIISAVIPNELTHSFSGTRFLNMCKWEEAYEEFDKALTTLTSNDDIMHCELYKNLIFCQIKMENYDKANELILKGKSLFPQEADFNLFIGEIYLKKGDEEKAWEQWNFALIKASDISLERNIEARYEIGLKSFNSKKYEWAKHIFEEIKNMDPDFEDINKYLACACLMLKDRDGFYIYNSLVEEPLDILTVYSILGYEKEEDKSEITDEIKTILNDFYEQDEEDQDIK, from the coding sequence ATGTTGGATAGCAGAACCCAAAGGCTCATCGATCGCTATGAAGAGATGAAGAAAAAAAACAAGAATGTCTATTTAGAAGCAGATGCATTGATTGAGATAGCTAGTGCATACAGAAACGATGGGCAGGATGACAATGCTTTATCGGTTTTGGAGTATGGACTCATGCTTCATCCCGGAAATACTGACATACTCATAGAAAAAGTCTATTTTTACATAGATAAAAACATGCTTCCTGAAGCAAGCTCGACATTCAACGAAATCGCCGACGTCTTTTCCAGAGATGTAAAAATACTGAAGGCCGAATTATGCCTCAATGAAAAGAATATAGAGGAGGCCAATGCTATATTCAATGAGCTGGAAGACAAAGAAGAAATAGATACTATTTTTGAATTTGCAAATTTATATTTAGAATCTAATTATATAAAAGAAGCCCTTTCATTACTGGAACCTATGATTAGTGAAGACAACAGCGAAGAACTAATATCTTTGCTTGCCGAATGCTATAATCTGAACGAGCAATACGATTTAGCTATTGAATGGTTCAATAAGTTAATTGATCTAGATCCATACGATGTAAGCAGTTGGATAATGCTTTCCGATATTTATATAGAGATTAAACAATATGATAAAGCCCTAGAAGCTGCCGATTTTGCTCTGGCTATTGATCCCAAGAACCAGAATGCCAAAATGAAAAAATCTATTTGTTATGAATGCTTAGGAAACTATGAAGAATCCGAATCATTTCTAAATGAAGCAATAATCAGTGCGGTCATACCTAATGAGCTTACCCATTCTTTTTCCGGCACACGTTTTTTAAATATGTGCAAGTGGGAAGAGGCTTATGAAGAATTCGACAAAGCATTAACAACGTTAACAAGTAACGATGATATAATGCATTGCGAGCTTTATAAAAATCTTATCTTTTGTCAAATCAAAATGGAAAATTATGATAAAGCAAATGAGCTCATTCTCAAAGGCAAAAGTTTATTCCCTCAAGAAGCAGACTTTAATCTATTTATAGGAGAGATATATCTTAAAAAAGGAGATGAAGAAAAAGCATGGGAACAATGGAACTTTGCTTTAATTAAAGCATCTGATATCAGTTTAGAAAGAAACATTGAAGCGAGATACGAAATCGGGCTAAAGAGTTTCAACTCAAAAAAATACGAATGGGCAAAACATATATTCGAAGAAATTAAGAATATGGACCCTGATTTTGAGGATATAAATAAATATTTAGCCTGTGCCTGTCTGATGTTGAAAGATAGAGATGGTTTCTATATATACAATAGCCTGGTTGAAGAGCCTCTTGATATATTGACTGTTTATAGCATACTGGGCTATGAAAAAGAGGAAGATAAAAGCGAAATTACCGATGAGATAAAAACTATCCTGAACGATTTTTACGAGCAAGACGAAGAAGATCAAGATATTAAATAG
- a CDS encoding glutamine--tRNA ligase/YqeY domain fusion protein, with protein MTETKEESGEKKSLNFIEQAIETDLKEGKNGGRIQTRFPPEPNGYLHIGHAKAICMDFGVAKKYKGTCNLRFDDTNPVKEDTEYVDSIMEDIRWMGFQWENVYYASDYFQQLWDFAVELIKAGKAYIDEQTAEDIAKQKGTPTQAGINSPYRNRPIEENLKFFQEMNTGNIEEGAMVLRAKIDMANPNMHFRDPIIYRVIKHPHHRTGDKWKAYPMYDFAHGQSDYFEGVTHSLCTLEFEVHRPLYDHFIDELKETSLGKETDDRPRQMEFNRLNLTYTVMSKRKLLMLVKEGLVNGWDDPRMPTLCGYRRRGYSPESIRKFIDMIGYTKYEALNDVSLLEAAVREDLNLRATRVSAVLNPVKLVITNYPEGQIEEMSAINNQEDPESGMHSIKFSRELWMEREDFIEDAPKKFFRMTPGQEVRLKNAYIVKCTGCKKDEKGGISEIYCEYNPATRSGMPESNRKVKGTLHWLSCAHSLPAEVRLYDRLFKVENPGSELDTDFRELLNPESLKILTNCYVEEYLKELKPLSYLQFQRIGYFNIDKESTAERLIFNRTVSLKDTWGKINNK; from the coding sequence ATGACAGAGACGAAAGAAGAATCAGGTGAAAAGAAAAGTCTTAATTTCATTGAACAGGCTATAGAGACTGATTTAAAAGAAGGTAAAAACGGAGGGAGAATTCAAACTCGCTTTCCGCCTGAGCCCAACGGATATCTCCATATTGGCCATGCTAAAGCTATATGCATGGATTTCGGAGTAGCTAAAAAATACAAGGGGACATGCAATCTTCGTTTTGACGATACTAATCCCGTAAAAGAAGATACAGAGTATGTAGACTCTATAATGGAAGATATCCGTTGGATGGGATTTCAATGGGAAAATGTGTATTATGCCTCCGACTATTTTCAACAACTGTGGGATTTTGCCGTAGAACTAATTAAAGCAGGTAAAGCATACATTGACGAGCAGACAGCCGAAGACATAGCCAAACAAAAGGGCACTCCTACACAAGCCGGCATCAATAGCCCATATCGTAACCGTCCGATAGAAGAGAATCTGAAATTCTTTCAGGAAATGAATACCGGAAATATTGAAGAAGGTGCCATGGTTCTTCGCGCTAAAATAGATATGGCCAACCCGAATATGCATTTTCGGGATCCGATAATTTATCGTGTGATCAAACATCCGCATCATCGCACAGGCGATAAGTGGAAAGCATATCCCATGTATGACTTTGCACATGGGCAAAGTGATTACTTCGAAGGAGTAACACATTCGTTGTGCACACTCGAGTTTGAAGTTCACCGCCCATTGTATGATCATTTCATAGACGAATTGAAAGAAACTTCACTTGGCAAAGAAACTGATGATCGTCCCCGTCAGATGGAATTTAACCGTTTAAACCTTACTTATACCGTAATGAGTAAACGTAAATTGCTTATGTTGGTGAAGGAAGGATTAGTTAACGGTTGGGATGACCCACGCATGCCCACCCTTTGCGGGTATCGACGTCGTGGTTATTCTCCCGAATCTATTCGGAAATTTATTGACATGATAGGTTATACTAAATATGAAGCATTGAATGATGTCTCTTTGCTCGAGGCTGCCGTTCGTGAAGATCTAAACTTACGCGCTACCCGCGTTTCAGCTGTATTAAATCCGGTAAAACTCGTCATAACCAATTACCCTGAAGGGCAAATTGAAGAAATGTCAGCCATAAATAACCAAGAAGATCCTGAATCGGGTATGCATTCTATCAAATTCAGTCGAGAACTATGGATGGAACGCGAAGATTTTATAGAAGATGCCCCGAAAAAATTCTTTCGAATGACTCCCGGACAAGAAGTTCGTTTAAAGAATGCCTATATAGTAAAATGTACCGGATGCAAAAAGGACGAAAAAGGTGGAATAAGCGAGATTTATTGCGAGTACAATCCGGCAACCCGTAGTGGCATGCCCGAAAGTAATCGTAAGGTAAAAGGCACCCTCCACTGGCTGAGTTGTGCACACAGCTTACCGGCAGAAGTTCGTTTATATGATCGCCTATTTAAAGTAGAAAATCCCGGATCTGAATTAGATACTGATTTTCGTGAGCTACTAAATCCTGAGTCACTTAAAATATTAACAAACTGTTATGTTGAAGAATATTTAAAAGAGTTAAAGCCGCTTTCTTACTTACAATTTCAACGTATCGGTTACTTTAATATTGATAAAGAATCTACCGCCGAGAGATTGATTTTCAACCGTACAGTCAGTCTAAAGGATACCTGGGGAAAGATTAATAACAAATAG